The following are encoded in a window of Arvicanthis niloticus isolate mArvNil1 chromosome 1, mArvNil1.pat.X, whole genome shotgun sequence genomic DNA:
- the Kctd15 gene encoding BTB/POZ domain-containing protein KCTD15 translates to MPHRKERPSGSSLNAHGSSGTAEGGNMSRLSLTRSPVSPLAAQGIPLPAQLTKANAPVHIDVGGHMYTSSLATLTKYPDSRISRLFNGTEPIVLDSLKQHYFIDRDGEIFRYILSFLRTSKLLLPDDFKDFNLLYEEARYYQLQPMVRELERWQQEQEQRRRSRACDCLVVRVTPDLGERIALSGEKALIEEVFPETGDVMCNSVNAGWNQDPTHVIRFPLNGYCRLNSVQVLERLFQRGFSVAASCGGGVDSSQFSEYVLCREERRPQPTPTAVRIKQEPLD, encoded by the exons ATGCCTCACCGCAAGGAGCGGCCGAGCGGGTCCTCGCTTAACGCACACGGCAGCAGCGGCACCGCG GAGGGAGGAAATATGTCCCGGCTGTCACTCACCCGGTCGCCTGTGTCTCCCCTGGCTGCCCAGGGGATCCCACTGCCAGCTCAGCTTACCAAAGCCAACGCACCTGTGCACATCGACGTGGGAGGTCACATGTATACGAGCAGTCTGGCCACACTCACCAAGTACCCTGACTCCAG AATAAGCCGTCTCTTCAACGGCACGGAGCCCATTGTCCTAGACAGTCTCAAGCAACATTATTTCATCGACCGCGATGGGGAGATTTTCCGCTACATCCTGAGTTTCCTGCGGACGTCAAAACTGCTGCTTCCAGATGACTTCAAG GACTTCAACCTCCTGTATGAGGAGGCAAGGTACTACCAGCTGCAGCCCATGGTGCGCGAGCTGGAGCGCTGGCAGCAGGAGCAAGAGCAGCGGCGTCGCAGCCGGGCCTGTGACTGCCTGGTGGTGCGGGTCACCCCTGACCTGGGTGAGCGGATCGCACTCAGTGGAGAGAAGGCCCTCATCGAGGAGGTCTTCCCAGAGACCGGAGATGTCATGTGCAACTCTGTCAACGCTGGCTGGAACCAGGACCCCACGCACGTCATCCGTTTCCCTCTCAACGGCTACTGTAGACTCAACTCGGTGCAG GTCCtagaaaggctgtttcagagagGGTTCAGCGTGGCCGCATCCTGTGGGGGTGGTGTGGACTCTTCCCAGTTCAGCGAGTACGTCCTTTGCCGGGAAGAGCGGCGACCACAGCCCACCCCAACTGCTGTCCGGATAAAGCAGGAGCCCCTGGACTAG